A stretch of Campylobacter gracilis DNA encodes these proteins:
- a CDS encoding type II secretion system protein GspD: MKKVLFLVLFILSSAFSEEIKLNLLDFANVASHNSKIDILISDEIDPNSFYFYTSKNSDVTIKHFRKAIESKGLKLILTDGFYYVFKKNKDYGDANGSISAERRLRYLTLANNSYDDADKIVSKMTDQNSSYIRSTNSVVFKASDDEYSDIIDFVQRSDKKLEQVNFKLTILETNTNDYKDIGSHLNSLGDVVTRSDLNYFINLITMPYSAETNVVTTKKRGFYGVLSLLQQNGVTTIKQSPFLVAKSGAEVYFSSVENVPYLTNTSTYTQNGTATQNSYEYKDVGLKIKIRPVVLQNSNVDFSLDLVVEDLLDTQNTLTPRTSKKELKSNYSLKRGELLVLSGINKDVAYSKRNGVPLLKDIPILKYLFSIEQNYKSTSIITLTIEVN, from the coding sequence ATGAAAAAAGTTCTTTTTCTAGTGCTATTTATTCTAAGTAGCGCATTTAGCGAAGAGATTAAGCTAAATTTGCTTGATTTTGCCAACGTTGCCAGTCATAATTCTAAGATTGACATTCTAATCAGCGATGAGATAGATCCGAATAGCTTTTATTTTTATACGTCTAAGAATTCAGACGTAACGATAAAGCATTTTCGCAAAGCCATAGAAAGTAAAGGCTTAAAGCTCATTCTTACCGACGGCTTTTATTATGTTTTTAAGAAGAATAAGGACTATGGCGATGCTAATGGCAGCATTAGCGCCGAGCGCAGGCTAAGATATCTCACTCTTGCTAATAACTCCTATGACGACGCGGACAAGATAGTAAGCAAGATGACCGATCAAAACTCAAGCTATATCCGCTCTACAAACTCCGTCGTATTCAAAGCAAGCGACGACGAATATAGCGACATAATAGATTTTGTCCAAAGAAGCGACAAAAAGCTCGAACAGGTAAATTTCAAGCTTACCATACTTGAGACCAATACGAATGATTATAAAGATATAGGCTCGCATCTAAATTCTTTAGGCGACGTCGTTACCCGCTCCGATCTAAACTATTTCATAAATCTTATTACTATGCCTTATAGCGCCGAGACAAACGTAGTAACTACAAAAAAACGGGGCTTTTACGGAGTTCTTAGCCTGCTTCAACAAAATGGCGTAACGACTATCAAACAAAGCCCGTTTCTGGTCGCAAAGAGCGGCGCCGAGGTTTATTTTTCATCCGTCGAAAATGTTCCATACCTCACAAATACCAGCACCTACACGCAAAATGGCACCGCCACTCAAAACAGCTACGAATATAAAGACGTTGGCCTAAAGATTAAAATTCGCCCGGTTGTGCTTCAGAATTCAAACGTCGATTTCAGCCTTGATTTGGTGGTTGAGGATCTATTAGACACTCAAAACACCCTCACTCCACGCACGAGTAAAAAGGAGCTTAAGTCGAATTATAGTTTAAAGCGGGGCGAGCTTTTGGTTCTAAGCGGCATAAATAAAGACGTAGCCTATTCAAAACGTAACGGCGTGCCGCTACTGAAAGATATACCTATTTTAAAATACCTCTTTTCTATCGAGCAGAATTATAAAAGCACCAGTATTATAACCCTCACAATCGAGGTAAATTAA
- a CDS encoding nucleoside-diphosphate kinase, with amino-acid sequence MFGLNEADFAAVKLKIDRQRKFLQDYKFTNSFGEEKSLLSVSKSANFSSTYYAEVANRTNTIHMLSVKHELAPVFLTITLNGCFRKALVGNFATFTTKDIRSLPIEQKQKLNEGVPFSIRDLANVLNYNFHKFTMRFRRIYKGEVFQYIRTFEPHKKDGVPHIHALIYAPRHTIPYLLKIYKDVFYAPQNLRNERLTASQITNGEINGFQTSINNATGYVMKYITKTFINFNETDDINEVQAWFIKHKIRRFLSSQNPIPLWVYRKINFIKSLRDLGNLNILKDFDNTLIE; translated from the coding sequence ATGTTTGGATTAAATGAGGCTGATTTTGCAGCTGTAAAACTCAAAATTGACAGACAACGAAAGTTTTTGCAGGATTATAAATTTACAAATTCTTTCGGCGAAGAAAAAAGCCTGCTTTCGGTTTCAAAGTCCGCAAATTTTTCAAGCACCTATTACGCCGAGGTAGCTAACCGCACCAATACTATACATATGCTTTCAGTAAAGCACGAATTGGCGCCCGTGTTTCTAACCATTACCTTAAACGGCTGCTTCCGTAAGGCGCTAGTGGGAAATTTTGCCACTTTTACTACTAAGGATATTAGATCGCTTCCGATAGAGCAGAAGCAAAAGCTAAATGAGGGCGTGCCTTTTTCTATCAGAGATTTAGCTAACGTTTTAAACTATAATTTTCACAAATTTACTATGCGGTTCAGGCGTATTTATAAAGGTGAAGTATTCCAGTATATTCGCACTTTTGAGCCACATAAGAAGGACGGCGTGCCGCACATTCATGCTTTGATATATGCCCCAAGGCATACTATTCCCTATCTGCTTAAAATTTACAAAGACGTATTCTATGCCCCGCAAAACCTAAGAAACGAGCGTTTAACTGCGTCTCAAATAACAAACGGCGAGATAAACGGGTTTCAAACCTCTATAAACAACGCCACGGGTTATGTGATGAAATATATCACTAAGACTTTTATAAATTTCAATGAAACTGACGATATTAACGAGGTTCAGGCGTGGTTTATAAAGCACAAAATTCGCAGGTTTCTATCCTCGCAAAACCCAATTCCGCTTTGGGTATATCGCAAGATAAATTTCATTAAAAGCCTGCGTGATCTCGGTAACCTCAATATTCTAAAAGACTTCGATAATACGCTTATAGAGTGA
- a CDS encoding tyrosine-type recombinase/integrase → MLLNELFNNYIEFYELILRKHTLESDISMYKKHIASSLGEKDVSDISFLDIQRLCNGLIKADYKIKTVKNILAKLHVIFKFAQKLELIAKNPCDFVELPKFDNKRYFDYPLSVQRQFIKAICENEADSADIFFFLLHGRRKNEVLSLCWSDVNLKTKTYVIPFQINKAKRDMVYSMSDELYKRLLKRYIAAKQNNQLNGYVFVNPATGSKFVDLRRSWNSLLKRNNLPKIRLHDIRHLIGTYCINYLKLPIEQVSFTLGHTNIITTQKYITANIKQSKNTIENLIISALEK, encoded by the coding sequence ATGCTACTCAACGAGCTTTTTAATAATTACATAGAATTTTATGAGTTGATACTTCGTAAGCACACTTTAGAAAGCGATATATCGATGTATAAAAAGCATATAGCTTCAAGTTTGGGCGAAAAAGATGTAAGCGATATAAGCTTTTTAGATATTCAAAGGCTCTGTAACGGCTTAATTAAGGCTGATTATAAAATCAAGACCGTTAAAAATATCCTTGCAAAGCTTCACGTAATTTTTAAATTCGCTCAAAAGCTTGAGCTTATAGCTAAAAATCCCTGTGATTTTGTCGAGCTACCTAAATTTGACAATAAACGATACTTTGATTATCCGCTATCAGTTCAAAGGCAATTTATAAAAGCTATATGTGAAAATGAAGCTGATAGCGCCGATATATTCTTTTTTCTACTTCACGGCAGGCGTAAAAATGAGGTCTTGAGTTTATGTTGGAGTGATGTAAATTTAAAGACTAAAACTTACGTCATACCTTTTCAAATCAATAAAGCTAAGCGTGATATGGTCTATTCTATGAGCGACGAGCTTTATAAAAGGCTATTAAAGCGTTATATAGCCGCGAAACAGAATAATCAGCTAAATGGCTATGTCTTTGTCAATCCTGCTACTGGGTCAAAATTTGTTGATCTGCGTAGAAGCTGGAATTCTTTGCTAAAGAGGAATAATCTACCTAAAATCAGGCTTCACGATATAAGGCATCTTATCGGCACTTACTGCATAAATTATCTTAAGCTTCCGATCGAGCAAGTGAGTTTTACTCTCGGTCATACGAATATCATTACTACGCAAAAATACATCACTGCCAATATAAAACAATCGAAAAATACTATCGAAAATTTGATTATTTCTGCTTTGGAAAAATAA
- a CDS encoding type II secretion system protein: MKKGFTMIELIFVIVILGILAAVAIPRLAATRDDAEVSKAATNIQTLITDLGSYYTSQGSFAGEGEGATASMTNVPNPIKVKKETCLEVTGYDNAKGEASMTITKTGALCQRVWGMPGVSQVEAAIKSEAGNKTKNTYKFGGKGVQYE; encoded by the coding sequence ATGAAAAAAGGTTTTACTATGATCGAGTTGATCTTCGTTATCGTTATTTTAGGTATTTTGGCAGCTGTTGCTATTCCAAGACTTGCAGCTACTCGTGATGATGCTGAGGTTTCTAAAGCGGCTACAAATATTCAGACGCTTATAACTGATTTAGGTTCCTATTATACTTCCCAAGGAAGCTTTGCAGGTGAGGGTGAAGGGGCAACTGCAAGTATGACTAATGTCCCAAATCCTATCAAAGTGAAGAAAGAGACTTGCTTAGAGGTAACAGGATATGATAATGCTAAAGGTGAAGCTAGTATGACTATAACTAAGACTGGTGCTCTATGTCAGAGAGTATGGGGAATGCCTGGTGTATCACAGGTTGAAGCTGCTATTAAAAGCGAAGCTGGAAATAAAACCAAAAATACCTATAAATTTGGTGGTAAGGGTGTTCAATACGAATAG
- a CDS encoding agmatine deiminase family protein has product MRAFAEWEEQEALLVSLPHADTDWAPYLGEIRAAYRDFIAAAARFEPVVAIAPNREDFEQICGGLANASFAKIDTDDTWIRDYGAIDVEEGGKITGLNFRFNAWGGKFASAKDDALNSKLYAANARPLRDVDLILEGGSVDFDGAGTMLTTSACLLNENRNSLSKAELDARLREIFGLKNIIWLGRGFIKGDDTDSHVDTLARFLSPHVVAISSCDDPSDLHYAELGAMKDEISSLGYDVIELPIPRAIFYQGRRLPATYANSVFLNGALIVPTYADPADPHDPNRAADELALSRLRAACADREVVGVNARVFIRQNGSLHCSCMNKFRL; this is encoded by the coding sequence ATGAGAGCATTCGCCGAATGGGAAGAGCAAGAGGCGCTTTTGGTGTCTTTGCCGCACGCAGATACCGATTGGGCGCCGTATTTAGGCGAGATACGGGCGGCTTATCGCGACTTTATCGCCGCTGCAGCGAGGTTTGAGCCGGTCGTCGCGATCGCGCCGAACCGCGAGGATTTTGAGCAAATTTGCGGCGGCTTAGCAAACGCGAGCTTCGCGAAAATCGACACCGACGATACGTGGATCCGCGATTACGGCGCGATCGACGTAGAGGAGGGCGGTAAAATCACGGGGCTAAATTTTCGTTTCAACGCCTGGGGCGGCAAGTTTGCAAGCGCCAAGGACGACGCGTTAAATTCCAAGCTTTACGCCGCGAACGCCCGCCCGCTACGAGACGTAGATCTGATCTTAGAAGGCGGCAGCGTCGATTTTGACGGCGCGGGCACGATGCTAACTACTAGCGCGTGTTTGCTGAACGAAAATCGCAACTCCCTAAGCAAGGCCGAGCTGGACGCACGGCTGCGCGAAATTTTCGGCCTAAAAAACATAATCTGGCTGGGACGCGGCTTTATAAAGGGCGACGACACCGACAGCCACGTAGATACCCTCGCGCGCTTTCTAAGCCCGCACGTCGTGGCTATTTCGTCGTGCGATGATCCGAGCGATCTGCACTACGCGGAGCTTGGCGCGATGAAGGATGAAATTTCATCGCTCGGATACGACGTGATCGAGCTGCCGATCCCGCGCGCGATCTTTTATCAGGGGCGCAGACTGCCCGCGACTTACGCAAATTCCGTCTTTTTAAACGGCGCGCTCATCGTCCCCACCTACGCAGACCCCGCAGATCCGCACGATCCAAACCGCGCGGCGGACGAGCTGGCGCTGTCGCGTCTGCGAGCAGCGTGCGCGGATCGCGAAGTGGTGGGGGTGAACGCGCGCGTTTTCATCCGCCAAAACGGCTCGTTGCACTGCTCGTGCATGAATAAATTCAGGCTTTAA